AACTGCCTGCATCAACACTCGGGCTATCTACTCCTACGccaaatacttttttagaaTCGACAATCCATTGTGCTGCTTCTTTAGATAATCCtggaaaacttaaaaaaaaaaaatgatgtactTAACACTTaggaaaattaataacacactttaaatttaaatttacacctaaattcatataattaatgaacgcaataaatagtaatatataatatttataaattataaacttgtatTATGCCAAAcgtgaaaataaatcatatacgaacattacattttaatattttatacaactacaccattttaattttgtatgatattattatttattaccttaaTAATGAACGTTGTGTAtcgttattatagtataattgacGATTGCCAAACTTATGAGCCCAACCAAAATTGACTAATATCACAGAGCGGTGTGGAAGTGGATCATTGTCGTGTTcccattttttcaaatgatcgACTGTAAGTAAAAATTCGCCATTTCCATTGACTTGATGACTGACATTAAGATGCACacctattcaattatatttaaaattaagttatgactgttatgacttatgatgggtacatttaaaaaaaatattgttagtattacaaaattatttaaacatatatgtttactgtttactataataatagtaactgGTATTTCTCGGTTATTCCGACTACCACGAGTCTCGATCCTGTTATCTTGACTACCTCCTCATAAGGGTTACAACCAACATGACTtagtcatttatataattaatatataatttatattatagtataacttttattatcaaataaccgCGACTACCTTTCTTTATACaacatagtttaaaaaaatgaattcatgCCCTATGTCAATGTTATAATTACTTCCTTAATATCATAGGCGAAAATCGGGAGGGGGCTTGCGGGGACTAAGCCCCCAAATTTAAGGTACAGCTGCTTTTGTACTGTAATGCATATATTACTCAGCCCCCCACCCCCCAGTAATTTCATCAAATTTCCGCTTATGCCCAATATCACATATTCACatctataaatgtaataattgaattactttatttttatttaataataaattctgttTTCGTGAATAaggaattaaaatcattaacatataaataattcaactggaaagatttttaaaaatgaagagATAGGTGATCCTGAGATTACTAGACTTTTTTGTGCAGGCTAcaagaaaattaaactttGTAGTTTATACTCATAGCTGTAAATAGTAATCATagcaattgaaattaatttgaatagttataaaattataaatacaaaccaaCTAGGtatgagtttttattttatatttttaacaacctTTTACATTAAGGTTAAAGTCAGTTTAACGTCATTTAAATGGCAGTAACAAGGTTTTTACTCataactcatatttttttatcatattatacttacagttTTTCCaaagtatgtattatgtgAATGTTAAAAACTCAAACTACTCGCATTCAGCAAAAACTCAGtttaaccaattaaaaaaaaaaaaaaaaatagtacctgAAGATCTACAAATGACGTTTTTCGAAAATGTAAATCTTTTttgaatacctacttattttttaatcgaacattattggattattttgtatggatttttaaatatttttaagttatagagataaattttgtttaaactaaCCTTCAACTATCATGCGTTCCAAAggaatatcatttaatttccATCCGTCTTGATAAAAGTGATAAGGTGCATCTAAATGAGTACCGCAATGTTCAGATACTGAAAAGCTCTGTGTTGAATACCATTTAGGATTAACGCCTCTCTGTACTCCAAATATTTCGAACCGTTGTGTCGGATTCCAACAGGTAGTAGATTGATTTAGATAACCATGACATAAATCAATCACGATACTGTTAGCTTTccttatcaataaaattaccaatattaCGTTCCACccataaaaatacatcatgtacctatttagtacctatttaccaaaaaaaaaaattaatcacttgaattattaataattatcatatttacgaGCAAGTAGTAGAAATGATCTATAGCTAATGTAAGTTAGTAACTATGTACTCTTTGCCCTCGCGCCATGacgacttatattataaatataggtatacgaaaTGTGTAAATAAAGTAAGAAGACTGATAGCGTAGCTGCTGTAGCTTGTTATCTGGCAGCACTAATGGCTTTCCTttcgaaaaatgttttatatacatataatgtgccttaaatataaagtacgagtttaaaattatctacaaGATAACCGTGTAGATAACCTTGGTTAGGTCACATATTGGTCTGTGGtgattattttcgtttatttttggtacgtactaatataataagtaacaacAATTTCGAGTAACGATGTGCTATTCGATTTTGTTTCAAACTTGGACAAAGTGTGACAGAAACTTTTCAAAAGCTTCAAAAAGTATATGGAAAAAGTATACTTTCAAGTGACAAGGTTTTAACATGGTTTAAGGCATTTTCAGAAAGCAGAGAGTTGATTAACAATGATAAACATCGCAGTGGAAAACTTTCAACTTTTCAACCAAAAATATTCCCTGGCCCCTCAGGCCTCAACCCCCCTATTCACCCGTCTTGAGCCCTTGTGACTTTTTTATCTTTCcaagaataaaaattcatcataAAAGACGAAATTTTGGGACACTAGAAAATAGTTTAGGAACCATTACAATTAAACTAACCTTGTCAAGCagactaaaaaaaatcaatatttataaaccattTGGTGAAGTTTTGCAGtttctataataggtataatccACACTGTAAAGAAAGAGTGAGGTGTAAATGTGTAATCTTGccgttttttttaaagaaaaatgataTTTGGAAGAAATTTCTATAACTCTGCCAAAgtgtattttatgaatatatattcaaaattttaaaatatggtataaatgaCTACCAATAGCTCATAGAGCAAATCTTCAACCAGTAAAGtaagacatattattagttagtatataatatattatgtaaaaaattatagccACACGTTTTTCCGTcgtctaatattaaatatcaagaatttaaaacgaattttattataaaggtacttacaatttatatgccttaattttagagtttaagatgtattttgtatacaggtatttatttaaaatattttactaaaataccaGTTTTCAAGCTTATAAAGTAATGACTAGTTAGTTTAAGACGCGGCTAGGCGTATTCACtaactacctatacatatattatattgtatacgtaaaatattatatttctataatctataaaatatatagagtcTTCGCTCAAGTCTTAtcgtttaattattgttatatttataaatctaccAGAAATATAAGCAAATAATAGATTACAATTGGCACAGACTGTGATCTTCTAAATaatctaaatctaaattatagcACTGcactacttttaaaaatttaaaagagatACTTACCTACAACCCGTGAAAAAGGTCATTtcgtaaacattaaaaaagaaGCCTTCAAAATAATAGCATCACattctaacaaaaaaaaaaactgaaattaacACATTAAATGTGGCAACTTACTTTCAAGTTTCAACCAACCGaggttgaattaatttacacTATTCTAAACATCAAAATATCCTAATATTTTGTGTGGATAAATTCATaagatcaaaaaaaattaaatctattcataacaattatataagataGATACATCATTGATAAAACAGTAACTTTATTCACCTACCAAGCATGTGTAGAATCTATATAGATGCGTttacaatcattaaaataattatgattcgtgtaaaaattatacactaaaatgtatattatgtttattaacataatatatagtattaagtaATCGTTTCATCAACAAATCgtgaaatttagaataatttagtAGTCATTTGGCTACTTGTTAAAtggttacttattatttttaaagtatgatAAACAAAATCTGCAGTTTACctaaaagtacctatactgGTTACTGGACACCTTTActaccattataatttataagctttaaaattaaaaagcacACTGCTcatcgtttgaaaaaaaacctattatataggtagtcgtTTAGACtactaattatgtatttatataatgtattgtattatatatttaaaattgacacGTGCTTATTATGCTTCGCTATCTATACTATCCTCTCTCCACTCTTCAGTTACAATAAGAATATAgaacctataaaaaataaatttatatacgaatattttAGAGACTATTGaagattattttcaaaacgaaTTATCTATGCGTATGATATATCTAAatgcttaaattatttataaactgaattgtaataaatatttaatgtttgttatGCCTACGTCATGAAATTACTTTCGCTATGACTAAAACATAAGTacaaatactacaatatatacctacatgaatGAAACTTAGTATTTGTATTCTTTAGAtctgtatatataaacaagtTATAAAGGCTATGCTATACTGctatagtatgtattattaataataaatacaaggacaataaatattatatatttagaaatgtataatacgactacataatagtatgtgtgtataaagtattatactatattatataggcgtatagtttaatgtttatgttttgaaatattataacttacttattaatacaattgatGCCGGATGACGCCGATGTACAAACTTATAGTTGAGTGTTGTCAGTTACAGTAGTAGACTATAATAGTTGGTTGTGAATTGTGAAATTAgatttgaaattaatgataaacaaaaaaaaaaaaggtataaattgataaaaagcGAAGACACATcctttttataattgtgtaggcacaaggtatataattataatatggaccTATTGGGTCTGCATACGGGGGATTGTGAATTTGTCCCGAGGCTTTCTTTAGGTCTTTAGAAtcctcaaaaaattaatttgttttattttaaatattttaattaaaaaatttcaatgcgaaaataaaatgatttatcttaatgtttaataatatttaaacaaaaaattattaatgaaaagatattaatatacctaacgtGTATATACTTGTTATCAAATCGTTTTGataacaaattcaaaagtttGTATACCacccataattataatttatagttaatattataatcataatccTACCCAGTGTCCAAGTATAGGTGTTGGTGTGTTACCGTGTTTTTAATGCAAGATCCGAAATTGCAGTTATTAAGATGAAAACATTGATCTCAAAGATgatgtatacctacaaaatatatacaatcacttcataaaaatcatatataagcAAATGTAGAAACTGTTAAATTGTGTTTCAGGTATATGCAatagtataacaaataaattgataggtaggtatattgtatatataagtacctaatttgaCTGTAGTATCAACAACTGTCTCCTAATATGGATGTTGATCAATGACTTTCTTAAtcctttaaaaaatttaccagTTGCCCTAAAACAAACGTACAGATTCTCTCAGAAATTATGTACACAATTACAACGTTAAACCGTAAAATAAAGGAGGTaaacattatgtaaataaatgaaaataataaaatacatatatgatcataaaaaaattaatatagtaataacaatatttgataTGCAATGGAATTtgtctaaaaatatagtattaaatttaagaaaaataaaaataaaatattttttattatataattaattcctatattatgtattatgttttgtaattatgatttatgactaacagatttaaaaaaaacctatcacctataatattttatttttatatttatttataaaatctttaaattgttagttttttgtttacattttgctTTATACTCGCGTAATATTTTCTATCGTGTGAAGTGTAAACAGCGCCAATCTACTAAAATGTACCGAACAGATATTTACTTCCCCTATTTTAAGGGTTGAGAAtcgttaagtatataatatttgaaggcAATAGgtttatcatattgtatacaaaaaacgattctgaacgaagatgatttgtcagtttaggatatattttccagATGGCGGCGAAAAAgctgatttatgttttaatgacctgaatacccaaaaatttgaattttttataattattgtaagtcaAATTTAtggacaattttatataaaaattttcaattcttagctatttcaaaaaaaacttatatgaattattatatattaaaatatataataattatatagttataattatattataactacaaaataatttgcaagtgTTCGTGATCttaacgaatttttgtcaatattttaactattcaaatgctaataaaaacaagttgtgccaatttataatgatgtactcttacaatttttgaatCGCTATAAGAGTAACGTATGaggaattttgaattaaattttcaagtattttgacttagccaaaaaaatgttattgatatattttataaaaaaaaaaactaaacaaaaacaaatatttcaaatgcttataaatagctttaaagtttaaaataaacgaaatatctttaaaatgatgtaaagaaaatgaaaatctaAAGAActggttaaattttcaagtatctacgacgtatactttttgaataataacaaatattgaataatatcgtttgaggataaatcgttatatcatatacgtgatttcgtaaaaattaaaaatttaaacatttttccgCCAATGAGgattcgagttttctctatagctatttaaagaaaaacttatggaaaacttagtgttgaaatttttaaccttagatataaatgtaaaaaatgttatgatttttctgcacctacaaaattacttatacatttttacaattttgacatatttcataaaatttgaactttaaacgcttaaaaaaaaaatgtttgacttaatttttgttttttttttcactacaataaaaataacgtataaaaaaccttgtattaaattttcaagtttttttgagcactcaacattttttcatcgacaactcaaaataaaatactttcagttgtctataaataccttaaaaaagccaaaatattttgaacatttgttTATCtgttaaaaactgtttatagataacactaatataggtatttacagtgattagtagatagaaaaaaattgattttgtcgaaaacaatggttttgagtaaaaatacccgtttttccgtcactttttttttgttttgaaaaattctaaCTTTTGACCTGCATAATataccaaggatattcactctcccatcggaaaccacccccaaagtttgaaattgaagcattatacaaaaaaaaaacacataattgtaaaatcaatacattcatcatttcgttcagaatctaaaaaggtGCTTTTGAAAGCAACTGGTTTACGTTTTCTCCCTTCTATCTGCTATATATTCACACTCTCCTATAGATACTTTATACGTGCGATTAATGACTGTGATATACAATAAACAGTCCTTCGAGAGGGGGCGTTAAGGTCCATTCgttaattgtttatacctATAGAGTTTTATACAAATCCATGACCTGATTCGTGGCCCGGGCgagtatatgatattatgtatatagtgaCATAAATTTATTCCGTCGTGTGCCCATTGTCTATATTCACTTGCGATTGTAAAGATTGCGCAGAAATCTAAACGCACCCGCTGATgacactatacatattattaaatttatgcgCTATTAGGTTACTTACCTATCTACCATCTGCAGGTACCTACTCCAGATTTATCTGCAACTACATAGTAATAGTcgcaaaataatagaaattttattagTCGTGTATGTACACAATGGAGGTACATCGCATCATACATGCGTGGTTCAAGGGCGATCTATGTCAtaacaacacaataataacaataataataataataataataatatttttatatattattatcatcatcattactGTTGTGGACTTGCGGTACCgatcctatataatatgtataataatactgattgTTTTCTTCGTTTTTCGTGAAAAGGGAAAGGGAACTCTTTATACGTATAACCATATAGGAAGGGAGGTacaacaaacaaattaaaaatgtaattatatttatattccacGAACTATTGCTCCgcgggagaaaaaaaaattgtataatattatatgatacatagGCTTATGGTGCACACGTCGGGGGATGCTTCACTCAATATCTCTCTCACACAcgttcacataatataatataatcgacgTGCAGATACgacgtttgtgtgtgtgtgtgcttatatacatacatacgtgTCTTACAGAAAatgatacttataatttttatacatatatataaacccCGGTGTTCATCTACTAGTCGCAATAACGAAATGGCAAGTGACGCGACACCTAGACAGTAGACGCTCGTCGTGCTatcttgaataataaaattaaatcacgcttttataatatagtattatattaacttatcgGACAGTCTTTAGTAGCAGTAGCCGTTACAACAATGGacttgtgtttttatttcaacattttaaccgtgagttaactttttttttatttagtatagatATTGTGTTTAATTCGTGTAATAGGCaggtacataggtatatagccATTTAGGCACaactaaacttaaattttaagggAGTTAAAATCATACAACACTATTACGATATAAATTACTTCAACCCTGTatgcataacatttttattaataataataatcgattacttaaataaaagattataataataaataggctaatatgtactattaactatatatcaAAGCGAGATGTCAGTCTTCACTTCTTcagttgaaaatgtaataataatattttcagtttttaatttatttttaaaatattttttcaataatttaatagtgatACGTTTAGAAAccattattgtgttttattagcGTAGTAGGAAGTCATGGGAGTTAAAGTGGACTccccaaaaatatttaatgaaggtTTAAAGcccgtaaaaatataaagcgcctaaatactaaataattgacataattttaaattgtattcttaataacttttaaattaaaatgatttacaaataaatattttgtgctgaaaattaaattcatatgattttattaatttatcatcaaattatatcatataaatataatataatataaacgcgcAGCGTTTATTTATCAGCCAATCCACATTGTGCATTTGTGTCATTCCGActttaatgaaaatacaattaaaatatacaatttttcactaatcaaaagtaattttttcaactgaactctgaaaaatacaaattaatatattttaccattgtTTATGAGGTatctaattcaaaatatttatttttaaattgttttatgtttaatttcggAGGGTGTTTGAACACCCAAAACCCCTTTACCTACACCCATGGtataacacatttaatttatttttatttttaaaaattttattttatttattgacattattatattatgcagaaGTGGctactttgtttttattaggtatgacttatatggttatattttCTGGGAGATAGTAAATTTCGACAAAAGTACACCTTTGCTAAAAGTCGTCGATGTGTGAACTGTggcaaaaaaattaacattatacaatcTGCGACAAAACCAATaagatacattatacaaattgcgacaatttattttttatatataatttataattatcttgtACATAgcgatttgataaaatttataggtatataaatgcatcatatatacatatacctatgtttaattatgtacatatatcgtttaattacctaatacattatgtttggatacaaatttgtaagaaaaatccaaatttatttttaagttttaacgcAATATACTAAACATCATACTAGGTAACTAAAACAAGTGATAATTGTACTTAGTACGTGTTGtgtcatttcttttttttttttggccacAGTTTAAATTAACGACTTTTAGAAAAGGTGTCATTTTGTCGCACATTATATAcagccatattttttttttttttttaatttattaagtaggtacctacctatcgattattactatttaataatctataatatctgaaattaatgttattaaaaaccattttatattaactattggaAAAGAAATATCttcttaaagtattttaaaactcaGATTTCTGACGTCTAATTTACccaaatattaactataacatataatttctcTTTTTCTTCTAACTGTAGAATAAAAACATAGATGCAATTTATAATggtttaaatgttcaaaatagaTCACCATctctcaataataaatattgagaaAGGTTTATCGTAAGAAATTTCGAgacattaagaaaaaaattttagtctgtgattaatttttagagtAGGTAATCAATCATCTCCAATGCCTTTTCTAGTAAGAAATTAAGAAAGTGAATTATTTTGCTACTTAGAGAGTCATAAGTGAAAAATTTCCAATACTTTTCTTATTGTaaacaaatgttaatatatacattttctatgTATGGCATAACTCGtttgagtataattttaacaatattatggttCTTTTTGAACTTCTTATaaacactttaaattttatatttaatattaattttctatacatttctataaaaaaaatgtatactccgtcaaaaattatgaaaattcaatataggtaggtacctaaaggtttctcataagttgttaataatgaaatcaaaacaaatattgaatgaaatccgctttattttttataagcgttttgtagttgaaaatcatgaatatttaagtatttatatctaaagtttaaaaaagtagtataattacaatatgataattaatatattattatttaaccgtTTTAAAACATCTTAGTTTTActtgtgaattataatatggtacctacctacgtatGTAAACCTACTATAGGtagataaactatatattatattatacgattttgtatattatagataccatGTCAAGTTTagcaataataacataattatcgttattataatgaaattgacCTTATAGTATgtagttaaaattgtaaatacagCCGTACGGGTacctaacaaatattataaattaataattatattaaattaataacttttgtaaattgtatctgttttatagtatataattgaaaacacTCACAGTCcacgtaggtataattcaacattataaataaaattgttgaaaacaattaatcatatttgtcGGTACATcaaaccaaaaacaaaaaatcacaAATGGCATTAAGAAatctgaatttaaattttaaagtaaattaacaataaactaGAACTCCTgactaaaacattaaaaaaaatgcataatcatattctattaatacctatacttacgATCATACTAATACTAAGCAACTGCTTAACTATTTGACTTAGGTGCTGCTAATTCACGAAATTGTGTTCTCTAAATGTGATTTGAAAAC
The DNA window shown above is from Aphis gossypii isolate Hap1 chromosome 2, ASM2018417v2, whole genome shotgun sequence and carries:
- the LOC114124933 gene encoding isatin hydrolase-like — its product is MMYFYGWNVILVILLIRKANSIVIDLCHGYLNQSTTCWNPTQRFEIFGVQRGVNPKWYSTQSFSVSEHCGTHLDAPYHFYQDGWKLNDIPLERMIVEGVHLNVSHQVNGNGEFLLTVDHLKKWEHDNDPLPHRSVILVNFGWAHKFGNRQLYYNNDTQRSLLSFPGLSKEAAQWIVDSKKVFGVGVDSPSVDAGSSTSFDVHKILSKANIYNLENVALNGTTLPSKGFKLIMQPIKIIGGTGGPCRILAFINNTLEK